The Pseudanabaena sp. FACHB-2040 DNA segment AAATCGATGCTGACCCCGACGTGCCATGCGATCGCAGCCACCGCCGCCTGCATAAAGAGACGACTAAACGGAGACAGGCCAAATAGGTCATCCATTAGGCCGATTAGAAAAAAGGCCAACCCCCCAATGGTGACGCCCCAAATGGCAAATTCCTCCGGCGGAGCCAAATGCTGGCCGGTGGCATCAATGAAGCCGCCCGTGGCCCAAACTATCATTAGTGCAGTCAGCGTGCCCAGAAAAATCGACACGCCTCCCAGCCGCACCATTGGCTTGTTGTGTACCTTGCGGCCTCCCGGTAAATCGACTCGTCCACTCCTCAACCCGATTCGTCTCACAATGGGTGTACTAGAGAGCACCACTATTGCTGAAACGACAAAGGCGAGGAAATGATAGAGATGAGATGGCATCAGGACTCCCATGGCAAATGGAGGGTTTTGGGCATCAGTCAAGCTGGTATTTCAGGAGAGGATTGAGGATTGATGTATCAAAGCCGATCTAGCGAACTTGCTTTGACAGGGCCAATCGCTTCCTGACGACCTGAAAAGCTATTTTTTTCAGGCTGCCAAAAAATCCCAATGGATGTTACTACAAAAACTCCATGCAGATTATCACAGATTCTTAAGCACTCGGCTTAAATCTCCTGTTCAATCCCATGGAGTTTGTGAGGTCCTAATCCTTTACAAGGACCTTGAACCTAAATCCTGATCAGAATTTGCGCTAAACCATTGCGGGCACTAAACCGCCTAGGTGGGGATAAAGGGGAAACTGTTGGCAGAGCGCTGCCACTCGCTGACGGCAGGTTTGTGCCACTCCCTCATCTTCTGGAGACAGCAGACGCTCGGCAATAATGTCGGCAATTTCAGTAAAGTCGCTGGTGCCCAACCCGCGCGTGGTCATAGCTGGTGAACCCAACCGCAAACCGCTGGTGACAAAAGGCGACTCCGGATCAAACGGCACCGTATTTTTGTTAGCGGTAATGTTGACCTCACTGACTAGCTGATCGGCCCGTTTGCCGGTGAGGCCAATGGAGCGCAAATCAACCAGCACCAGGTGATTGTCAGTGCCGCCCGAAACCACCTTGCAGCCCCGCACCTGAAGCTGAGCCGCCAGCGCTTTAGCGTTCTCAATTACCTGGGCAGAGTAGGTTTTGAAGTCTGGCTTGAGGGCTTCTCCAAAGGCCACAGCCTTAGCGGCAATGACATGCTCTAGAGGGCCACCTTGGTTGCCGGGGAAGACAGCTTTGTCGAACTTTTTGCCCAGCTCAGCATCACGAGTCAAAATCAAACCGCCTCGGGGTCCGCGCAGCGTTTTGTGCGTGGTGGTGGTCACCACATCGCAGTAGGGCAGCGGATTGGGATGATGGCCTGTGGCCACTAATCCCGCAATGTGGGCAATATCA contains these protein-coding regions:
- the glyA gene encoding serine hydroxymethyltransferase codes for the protein MTKTNSDFLAQSDPLVADILHRELQRQQDHLELIASENFTSPAVMAAQGSVLTNKYAEGLPGKRYYGGCEFVDQAEQLAIDRAKELFGAAHANVQPHSGAQANFAVFLALLQPGDTIMGMDLSHGGHLTHGSPVNVSGKWFNVQHYGVNRETEQLDFDEIRELALQHRPKLLICGYSAYSRTIHFDRFRQIADEVGAYLLADIAHIAGLVATGHHPNPLPYCDVVTTTTHKTLRGPRGGLILTRDAELGKKFDKAVFPGNQGGPLEHVIAAKAVAFGEALKPDFKTYSAQVIENAKALAAQLQVRGCKVVSGGTDNHLVLVDLRSIGLTGKRADQLVSEVNITANKNTVPFDPESPFVTSGLRLGSPAMTTRGLGTSDFTEIADIIAERLLSPEDEGVAQTCRQRVAALCQQFPLYPHLGGLVPAMV